Genomic window (Pseudomonas hydrolytica):
CGTACTGTCGTTCAAGTTTCCCGAGCGGCTGGTCGCTGGTGGCAATCCCTGCATCGATGGTTATGCGGCGGCAGGCTCCAATTGCTCGACTTCCGCCAGCGGGCGCGCCGATCTGGGTGTGCGCTTCGATTTCCAGGTGGCAGCCGGGCGTACCGAGATGCTGGCGCTGGACTTCCACCAGCTGGTGATGGACGGCTCCTATCTGCGTCTGTGGGGCGACCCCGGGCAGAACGGCAACGGCGAGTTGGTCGGCGAGGCGCGCATCAACATCTTCGCCAAGACCCTGGAAGTGATGTCCTGCGCCCAGGCCAACTGCAATACCGCGGGCGAGACGGCCGCCCAGCGCGGCGCGCGCACCCTATACATCACCAACGGCTACGCCAATATCGCCCTGGGCTACGGCAAGTCGCAGCCGCTGCGCCTGCGCTCCAGCGCCGACGGTCAGTTCGTCCTGGAACTGCAGAATCCAACGGCGGGCGGCACCACGGCGGCGCAGCGCCAGGCCCTGGCCAGTGATTTCTATGCCAACGCGGCGCGTACCAATCTGGTATTCGAGAACCTGACGGTCGGGGGTACGCGCAGCAGCCCGACCGCCATTCCCACCGGCGGCTACAACTTCGGTCGCAACGAGATTTCCGGACTGAGCTTCAACTACCTGAAGGTGAGCAGCTATGACCTGCGCTAGAACGGCTGGAGTTCTGCTATCGCTGTTGCCGGCGCTGGCCCTGGCGGAAATGCAGGCGCTGGACGACAGCGCTCTCAGCGAGATGAGCGGGCAGGGCGGGGTCTATCTGTCCGGCGAGTTCAGCATCAACAAGGACGGTGGTGTGCTCTGGGGCACGCCCACCACCAACAATCCGGCGCAGTGGACGGCCAACCAGCGCAGCTGCGCCCTGGCCGGCGCAGCCACGCCGGAGAGCTGCGGCCTGCGCGTGGCGATACGTTCCGGCGCCAATGCCGGCTGGTACGTGCTGGACAACCTCAAGGGCATCTTCAGCTTCGAGGGCCTGACCCTGGATACCCGCACCCTCACCAGCGCCGGCGGCGAACGCGAGGTGCTGGCGCTGGGGTTGCCCAACGAGATCCGTTTCAAGGACGGCAACTTCGCCTTCGGCGTGGCCAGTCAGGGCGGCTGGAAGAACAAGGCGCTGAGCGCCGCCAATGGCGGCGACCCGAGCTACCAGCAGACCAATATCTTCTCGGCCAAGATCGACGGCAGCATCCGCATGCAGGGCAGTGTGCTGATCTTCCCGACCAATTGAGGAGCCGGATCATGCAGCGTTATGGATGGCTCTCGGCGTTTCTTCTCGGCAGCTCACCGGTCTGGGCCATGCAGGCACTGGATGATCACAGCCTGGCCAGCGTCAGTGGCCGCGGTGGCATCAGCCTCGAAACAGCCGGTGGTGGCTGGTCGGCGGAAAGCCTGGAATACCGCGAGGACGGTCATAGCCTGCGAATCGAGGGCGTTTCCAGCCGCCCGCAGCAGCCGGGCAGCGTGTCCACCACCAAGATCGACGTGATCGACGATCGTCTGCATGTCGAGCATCAGGGGCGACCGAATCAACTGGCGGTGAACAACATAGGTTTCGCCGGCAGCGACAAGAGCTTCGGCGCCTTCCGCGCCTTCTATACCCTGGGCGCCAGCCTCAAACTCAGCGGTGGCGGCGCCGATGGCGTGGCTGGTTTCAGCGTCGATGGCAGCCGCCTGAGCCTGGACGCGGTGACCTTCTATTACCGCGACAACGGCTTCGATCTGATCGTGCGCAACGCCTCCTTCGATGCCTACCTGAACAATGCCTATCTGGATATCGTCAGCGGCGGCAACGGCTCGGCGGTGCGCCTCGATCTGGGCGACACGCGCTTCGTCGCGCATGTCGGCGGTATCGGGCTGGACCTGGCGCACGGCGATCCCGTGGCCGGTGTTGCGGTAACGCCCGGCGCGCCGGATCCACGGCACCCCGATCACGCGCGCAGTTTCGGCCAGCTGGATATGGATCTGCGCCTCGGCGGCAGCATCCGCATCGCCGGTGGCGGTGCCAGTGGCGAGGGCGTGCGCCTGATCCCGCAGATCACCATTGCCAACAGCCTGTTCCAGTACGAGGACGATGGCGTGCTGCGCGCCGAGAACTTCGCCGGCGTGCTCAGCAGCCAGAACGGCATCACCCTCGACCTGGGCGAGGACGGC
Coding sequences:
- a CDS encoding DUF6160 family protein, whose protein sequence is MTCARTAGVLLSLLPALALAEMQALDDSALSEMSGQGGVYLSGEFSINKDGGVLWGTPTTNNPAQWTANQRSCALAGAATPESCGLRVAIRSGANAGWYVLDNLKGIFSFEGLTLDTRTLTSAGGEREVLALGLPNEIRFKDGNFAFGVASQGGWKNKALSAANGGDPSYQQTNIFSAKIDGSIRMQGSVLIFPTN